GTTGTAGGTATATATCATTTTTGGCTCTTATCAAAACCATTTTTGAGACTTCAATGAAGTATTTCCTCAAGTTTTTCAAGTGCCTCGGTTTTGgggctaaggaaggcgtcttGCTGGCGAACGGAAGAACTGAGAACCTGCCTCCCATGTATGTTCAAAGAACGCAATGGAAAAGTACTACTTCGGAAGGACTGCAGAATGTTAGTGGGAATACTCAACGTTTTCCTGCCTAATAAATAGTAATAAATAATGATctattttatacaaaatttaataaaaaggTTAATGGTTAATGGATGAGTTTTAGATTTAAGTAAATAACTTTCTACATAAGTTCTAAATTCAATAAACATAAGTTTATGCTGGGATATGGCATGAAATAAGTAAATACTTATGGATGTGTATCTTTCGAGCAAGAtactttttttattgttcGGTAAAATAGTTATAAAAGATAGGCAAATtgtaaaattaaaatgcaagtGAGTTTTGTTCTCTGTCGTGAATACGGGAATACACGCATCCCCGTCTATGGGGTGCATTCAAATCGTTGCTTCGTTGACCATCATTACGATcgagaatatatataaaatacgTATAAATATGCACACATGCTCGTGGATACATCTGTGCGTACAGACTCCATCTGTGGGGACGGTTGTCTCTGAGAGGATCGGGACGACTCTCGGCAAAAGGGCATCAAAAAATAGTCGtacgaaaataaattatatagcACACACAGGCTCGACACGTCCAGGCGGTGTCGGCTGGCGGCTAGCTGTCAGGCAAGGCTAAAGCATTGTGCgtactgcagctgcagctgcacagCGCAGCGCCTCCGCTTCAACCATCCACATCAAGAGCACTTTGGTGGACAGGGGGTCATCTTAGGTCTAGGGCTAAGGGGACGACGACTTAaagctacatacatatttgtgtggTCGAGACGACGCACGGGCATTTCTCAGTTGTACTCCTGCTTGGGGAAGTAGTCGGGCACGAAGATGTGAATGATGATGCCGGTGGTCATGAGCGCAAAGTAGAAAATGACGGCCACCCACCAGAGGATGCGCTCCCAGCGCCTCACCTCAAGATTGCGCAGCACCCCGATACCCACCAGCAGTCCGGCCACGGCCCCAGACAAATGCGCCACATAGCCGATCTGGTCGTGCTGATCGGTGAGGTGGCGGTACACAGAGGTACCCAGATCGGTGAAGCAAAAGACGAGGAAGGCCAGCAGCTGGACTATCGCGTATTCCATCTCCGAGTAGTTCTGCAAGACAAAGCATATCCGTATGGTTATCGGATCAAAATCGGATCGACCGAATGTCAGAAACACTCACCATTATGATGGTTGCGATATGCGCCGTGATCAAGGCGTAGACACCGCCGGAGGCGCCGGCCAGAAAGATGCGCGGACTCGTCAGCGATGTGCCCATGGACCCGGCCAGGACGCCGGCCAGATACACCAGCGCCACACGCCACCAGTGATGTACCAGCTCCAAGGCAATGCCCAGAAATATCTGAATGATCAGGTTCATCATCAGATGCATGATGCCCACGTGGACGAACATGTAGCTAACGAAGCGCCATGCCTCGTACCGCTTGTACGGATTGTAGATAAAGAGCGTCGCTGCCGGACCGCTTGTGCTCTCGCCCAGTCGATCGTTGTGGTTGGGATCGTCCCTGTGTGGAGAGAGGCAGTTTAACAGGTTAACAGGTGAACAATTGAACCGGTGGCATGACAATGGTGGCTGCATACTCACTGAAAATGGATAACATCCACCAGAAACATGATGATCTCAATGATCGAGAAGATGACCATGGTGAGGGGCGGCGGGCAGATAGACATTTGCTTCTCGTAGGCACCGTCGGGCTCATCGCCCTCCAGCGGCTTGGGCGGCGGCACCACATACCGGCAGTATCTGGCCAGGATATTGCGCACCATCCACTTGTGGTGCAGCGACATCGTGTAGAACTCCTCAAAGTCCAGATGCCCATTGTTGTCCACATCGCTGCGGCGCAGTATCTGCTCGGCTATATAGGCGGGTATATCCCGGCAGTAGCCGTCCGAAATGAGCTCCT
The sequence above is a segment of the Drosophila pseudoobscura strain MV-25-SWS-2005 chromosome X, UCI_Dpse_MV25, whole genome shotgun sequence genome. Coding sequences within it:
- the rho-4 gene encoding protein rhomboid; the encoded protein is MPVKTVVRQQSQTPAQQLQQQRQRDVENGLYPNIPPERRSPPSRPQTLRQDTIDMEEIPLNQTISQEPEDRRKMREIFDKHDSDRDGLISTHELKELISDGYCRDIPAYIAEQILRRSDVDNNGHLDFEEFYTMSLHHKWMVRNILARYCRYVVPPPKPLEGDEPDGAYEKQMSICPPPLTMVIFSIIEIIMFLVDVIHFQDDPNHNDRLGESTSGPAATLFIYNPYKRYEAWRFVSYMFVHVGIMHLMMNLIIQIFLGIALELVHHWWRVALVYLAGVLAGSMGTSLTSPRIFLAGASGGVYALITAHIATIIMNYSEMEYAIVQLLAFLVFCFTDLGTSVYRHLTDQHDQIGYVAHLSGAVAGLLVGIGVLRNLEVRRWERILWWVAVIFYFALMTTGIIIHIFVPDYFPKQEYN